In Oxalobacteraceae bacterium OTU3CINTB1, the sequence GCGGCTGCCATCGGCCGCCGCATAGTATTTGCCAGCGGTGGGATCGGCGGCGTCTCCGGCGCTGACGGCGTAGGCGCCGGCGCTCAATTCGGTCACCTTGACGACGGGTGCGGGCGGGCTCGCCGGGGCGTCGTCATGGTTGCCAAAGCAAGCGGACAGCAGCGACACCAATACGAGCGGGGCTCCGGTACGTGAGAGGAAACGCGATGTCATGGCGCGGCTCATTGGGCAAACAGGTCGCGCAGGCGCAGGCGCAGCCATTGCTGGCCGGCGGGGCGCTGTTCATAGCCGACCTGGAACGCGGTTACCGCCACCTTGGTCCGGTACAGCAACGCTTCATCCTCGGCCTGTTCGGCGGTCGGCGACCCCGGCGCCGTGCCGCTCAGCCCCCATGGCGCGGCGCTGCTGAACTTCAGGCGATAGCTGTCGTAGGTGCCCTGGCGCGAGAAAGCCCAGCCGGTGTTGGCGGCCGGAGTGTCCGGGAAATTCACGTTCAACGCCAGTCCGCCTGGCAGCAGCGGGGACGCGCCCGCCTTCGATTGCAGCGCGGCGATCAGTTTGACGGTCAGTTGCGCCACCACGCGCGACTTTGGATTGGCCAGGCCGCTGTTGTCGGCGCTGTCGGCGCTGGCGCTCAGGGCGATGGCGGGAATGCCGCGCCCTGCGGCGAACTGCACGTTGCCGATGGTGCCGGAGTTGATCGCCAGCTTGCCGACGTTTTGTCCCTCATTGGGCCCGGACAATACCAGGTCCGGCGCCTTGCCCCAGCGCGCCGTGGCCAGAACGTCGAGCCCGTACATGGTGGCCATGACCGGCGTTCCATGCACATAGTTGTAATCGCCTCCCGTGTAGCCGCTCTTGGTGAACGCGCCCACCGCCGGTGCGCCGACCGGCGCCGCGCCGTTGTGGCAGCCGCCCTCGGCTTCGATCTGGGTCTTGTCGTTGTCGGCCACAATGGTCGTGGTGCTGTACATGACGATGGCGGCGCTGCGCCCGCTCTGGCCCGTGCAGGGCACCGAGACGATGACGGAATGGCCGGCGGCCTTGAGCTCGTCGTACAGGGCCTTGACGTTGCTGGTCAGGCCGTCGTCGTTGGCAACCAGGATGTTCAGTGCTAACGCCGGGCTGGCACAGACGGCCAGACCGACGCCGGCCATCAAACGGTGATTCATGTTCTACCTCTTGTGCTCGGGATGGAAGCACGAATCATATTCAAAGTTTGTGACATCATTATGACGATCGTGCGGATATCATCGCTTAATAAATGCCATCTATGCGAAATAAAAATACAGATGTGCGAGACACGCTGACTCCTGAATCATTGCTGCACCTCATACTGGAATCGAAAAACGGGCCGTTGCTCGTCTAAGGACAGGCGGGTGCTTGCGTACAGGCCGTCGTTATAACGTTTGCCGGAGTTGCGCGCCGATTGCAGCAGGTTGGCCACTGTCAGCCGCAAGCGGCCACCGGCGGCCGGCCAGGTCGCGTAGGCTTCCAGCTCGCGGACGACGCCGGTTTCCTGGACCAGGGATTGGGCCGTTCGCGCCCGCCAGCCGCCGACAAAGCGGAGGTTCGCGCCGGCGCCGCGCCCCTGCGGCATGCGCCAGTCCATGCCCAGGTTGGCGGTCAGCGGCGCCTGGTTGCCAAGCCGATTGTCGGGGCCGGCCACACCTTCGACGCGCGACCAGTTGCGGCTGAGATTTGTCCGCAACTCGACCGTGGTGCCGCCGGCCCACGCCAGCTTGAGCGGGACGCGTGCGTCAATCTCCACGCCGCGCACATCGGCGACGCCGCCATTGGCCGGGCTGCTGACCCAAACGCCGTTTTCCTGCCAAAGCCTGAGCTGGACCACGTCCTGTATGCGCCGCACATACGCCGAGACACTGACCATCGCGTCACGTGCAAAATACGATTCCAGCGCGGCGTCCAGGCCCCAGGCCAGCTCCGGGCGCAGCGACGGATTGCCTTGGTAGTCCGGCTGCGTCGGTCCGTTGTCGTTGTTGATCGTATAGCGGCGCGGCACCAGATCGCGTGGCTGCGGCGCCTTGTAGGTGCGCGCGAGCGCGAGGCGCAGCTGGTCGCGCGCGCTGTCGGGAAGCTTCCAGGCCACTTGGGCCACCGGACTCCAGACGCGCGAGGCTGTCGCGGCCTTGCCCGGCCCCCAGGTGCGCGTTTCCAGTCCTTCCCAACGCAAGCCAAGATACGCTTGCAGGCGCGGCGTGACGCTCCACTCGTCCTGGGCGAACAGCGCCACTTGCTCGACGCTGGCGTTGTAGTCTTGATCCAGGGTGTACGAGGGCGCGGCGTCCGGCTGCCGCGGGTTGGTGTCGCGCTGGTGGCGGCTTTCTTCGCGTCGCACCTGGGACGCGTCCCAGCCGATCACGACGTCATGGCCGGCGGCCAGCGGTGTCAGGTATTTTCCGCTGGTGTTGGCGCGGCGCTGGTAGGCGCGCGACAGGACGGCGCGATTCAGCCAGGGCGTGCCGCCCGCGTCGATGCCGTGGAAAAGGTAGTCGCCGTCCCGGTTGCCGGCCTCCACGCCCGCCTTGAGCGTGAGACTGCCGGCATCGAAGCGCTGCATCCAAGCCAGGTCCGACTTCACCAGCCAGTTTTTAGACAGCGATCGCCAGTTGGAGTCGGGCGACGCGGTGGGGGATCCCTGCAGCGTGTCCTCCGACTGCGCGCCGCGCGCATCGATATGGGACAGATCGACCAGTCCTTGCCATGTCAACGTGTTGCCGCCGTCGAGCTTGACGTCGGCGCGTGGGGCGGCGCTGAGGCGACGGGTGCGGGTGTAACCCTCATCCTCCAGGCGGCGCACGGCGGTGACGCCGGCATCGCTGGTTTGTTCGCCGGTGGCGATGCGGTCGCGCCGCCGCGTCTCGCTGGCGGTTGTGGTCAGGCCATAGCCGACCGCGCCGCTGCGTGCGATCCATTGGACGGTCGCGGTAGGGCTGGTTTCGCCGGCCTGCCGCTCGGCGCTGATTTTTGCGGTGCTCCGCGCGGCGCCCGCCGCCTTGCGCAATACGATGTTGAGCGAGCCGGCGACCGATTGCGCGCTGGCATCGACTTGCGCGCTGCGCTGGATTTCGACGCGCTCGATCAGCTCCGGCGACAAGGTGGCGATGTCAAAGTTGGCGGGCGCGGGCTGGCCGTCGATGAGGATTTGGGTGTAGCCTGCGCCGAGGCCGCGCATGCGTATCTCGCCGCCGACGACGCTCAGGCCGGGCTGCCGCTTCAGCGCGTCCGCCAATGTCGTCTCGCCATAGCGCTGCAGGTCGTCGCGGCCGATCACGATGCG encodes:
- a CDS encoding 5'/3'-nucleotidase SurE, which produces MNHRLMAGVGLAVCASPALALNILVANDDGLTSNVKALYDELKAAGHSVIVSVPCTGQSGRSAAIVMYSTTTIVADNDKTQIEAEGGCHNGAAPVGAPAVGAFTKSGYTGGDYNYVHGTPVMATMYGLDVLATARWGKAPDLVLSGPNEGQNVGKLAINSGTIGNVQFAAGRGIPAIALSASADSADNSGLANPKSRVVAQLTVKLIAALQSKAGASPLLPGGLALNVNFPDTPAANTGWAFSRQGTYDSYRLKFSSAAPWGLSGTAPGSPTAEQAEDEALLYRTKVAVTAFQVGYEQRPAGQQWLRLRLRDLFAQ
- a CDS encoding TonB-dependent receptor — its product is MSLAAAASDDTAPLQQVEVRGPGSSQLRRDEAVGRIVIGRDDLQRYGETTLADALKRQPGLSVVGGEIRMRGLGAGYTQILIDGQPAPANFDIATLSPELIERVEIQRSAQVDASAQSVAGSLNIVLRKAAGAARSTAKISAERQAGETSPTATVQWIARSGAVGYGLTTTASETRRRDRIATGEQTSDAGVTAVRRLEDEGYTRTRRLSAAPRADVKLDGGNTLTWQGLVDLSHIDARGAQSEDTLQGSPTASPDSNWRSLSKNWLVKSDLAWMQRFDAGSLTLKAGVEAGNRDGDYLFHGIDAGGTPWLNRAVLSRAYQRRANTSGKYLTPLAAGHDVVIGWDASQVRREESRHQRDTNPRQPDAAPSYTLDQDYNASVEQVALFAQDEWSVTPRLQAYLGLRWEGLETRTWGPGKAATASRVWSPVAQVAWKLPDSARDQLRLALARTYKAPQPRDLVPRRYTINNDNGPTQPDYQGNPSLRPELAWGLDAALESYFARDAMVSVSAYVRRIQDVVQLRLWQENGVWVSSPANGGVADVRGVEIDARVPLKLAWAGGTTVELRTNLSRNWSRVEGVAGPDNRLGNQAPLTANLGMDWRMPQGRGAGANLRFVGGWRARTAQSLVQETGVVRELEAYATWPAAGGRLRLTVANLLQSARNSGKRYNDGLYASTRLSLDEQRPVFRFQYEVQQ